The Candidatus Thermoplasmatota archaeon genome segment AGTTTAACCACATCACCTTTTTTAAAAACCAGGACATCATCAGAGTGTTTTGGTGTGAAATGGGCAGCAACCTCGTTTATAGAAATGTTAACAGGGAAAGCAAGACCCGCACCAGATTCGAGGATCTTTGATTCAACCTTTGTAGCAACCTCTAAATAGCTTACACCCTCTCTGATCAACTTTGTTCCATAGTCCCTAGCAGCTGCTGTGATTTTACCAGCACGTCTGTATTTATCATAAACAGATTCATCCATGTCTAACCACATCGTATATCTCTTTCTTTGTTATTTTACCTTCACGTAAAAACTTTGGTTCAACAGAAGTCATATCAACAATAGTAGATGGCAACCCCTCTAAAACACCATGATCTAAGTAAACATCCACACCCTTTAGCTGAGCCTGTATGTCTCTTATATTATTCGGTGTTTCCATACCATGGATATTCGCACTAGTAACCGTCAGAGGACCAAAAACAGATAAAAGCTCAAGAGCAAACCTGTTATCAGGCAGTCTAACAGCAATTTTATCAACCCCGCCTGTAACAACATCTGGGACAACATCCTTTTTATTCAAAACCAGAGTCAACTGACCTGGTAAAAAATGTTCTGCTAAAAGCCTAACCCGTTTGTCAACAAAAGCGATTTTCTCCATATCAACAACGGTTGAAACAGCAACAGGCAACGGTACATCAAAAGGCCGTTTCTTTACTCTGAAAACCTTTTTCACAGCATCCTCATTAAAGATATCGGCACCCAAGGCATACAACGTATCAGTAGGATAAACTACAAGACCACCTTGTCTCAAAGCCTCTATAGCTTTAAATAAATCAATTTTTACCATAACTATTTCTTTTTTGCCTTAAAAAAATCACCTAGGGTAAGAGCATGACGAGAACCACTAGCACCAGTGCTAACCTGTTTTACCTCCTCAAGAAGAGTGATACCAAGTTCCTTCTCCAGTTTAACAATGGTGCTATCTGATGGGCGAAGATCACCATTCTCAATTTTAGCGATTGTAACAGTCCTCTCACCTATACGAAAACCTAACTCCTCGCGAGATAAACCCTTTTTTTCCCTAGCGTTTTTGATTAGATTATTCCAACCAGACACCAGCTCTTTTGTCATATCAGCGTACACATCTTTCTCTCTAGGTTTTTTAATTAAACCGATACTCCTCTGAACAACAGGAGGAGTTTTAACAGCAGTTTCTTTAACACCCTGACCATATTTCATACAACTAGGGCAAAGCATCATTCTAACACCATCAACAACACCAAGTCTGCATTCAAAATAATCCTTGCCGCAAAGCTCACATTGCATACTCAATTCCCCAAACAAATTAAGGTAACAAACCAAATCCTATATCAAACCAGCTTTCTGCAGCGCCATCAAATCCTCAGTACTAAGTTTTTCTCCTTTTTTAAACCTCTCAAATATCTCATCAGCCTCTTTCTGAGCAGTTGTAGTATCCTCTTCTTTCTTACGCCTTCTTTTCTTTTCATGATCACTAGCTATCTTCCTCTCAAGATCATGAATCTTATCAACATAATCAATAAACTCACGGTGAACATTGTCTGCCTCAATCTTAGTCAAAACAATTTCCTCCTGAATCTCATTAACTCTTTTAACAAAACTGTCCAACTGTTTAATCAA includes the following:
- a CDS encoding L-threonylcarbamoyladenylate synthase, yielding MVKIDLFKAIEALRQGGLVVYPTDTLYALGADIFNEDAVKKVFRVKKRPFDVPLPVAVSTVVDMEKIAFVDKRVRLLAEHFLPGQLTLVLNKKDVVPDVVTGGVDKIAVRLPDNRFALELLSVFGPLTVTSANIHGMETPNNIRDIQAQLKGVDVYLDHGVLEGLPSTIVDMTSVEPKFLREGKITKKEIYDVVRHG
- a CDS encoding multiprotein bridging factor aMBF1, translated to MQCELCGKDYFECRLGVVDGVRMMLCPSCMKYGQGVKETAVKTPPVVQRSIGLIKKPREKDVYADMTKELVSGWNNLIKNAREKKGLSREELGFRIGERTVTIAKIENGDLRPSDSTIVKLEKELGITLLEEVKQVSTGASGSRHALTLGDFFKAKKK